A window of Ictalurus furcatus strain D&B chromosome 18, Billie_1.0, whole genome shotgun sequence contains these coding sequences:
- the cast gene encoding calpastatin isoform X5, whose protein sequence is MSQPKQSTSTPSVPVSTVKPAQHEKGAASSSAAGAAAKPATTRASAATTTVGTQSTSTASSAAASSVTNVGATTGAKVSGGVTTTTGSSTATTTTGSSKATTQALPVSSAKAPSVSAGTTGSIGGAGKPPTELVKLTDTSKVQEPSKVTSTVTKPTATTVVSGTTGQKDDVKSKEAKVKSEVSAKASTLVSAVDPFDSLADSLPSAKPSESPQFTGPEVIEPSITSAVAPRCGERDDTLPPGYRLKDMEKKMPIGQPEKPKEVSKSSTLDDAVDSLSAGFVSSTPPGASKPEVKHETVVAADTRKNYAPAPPAQKKQDVSVPASLSPAPPADKKPKTEKNTKDAVTAAAQDVKPKTEKEKKVSADKPKQDPKADPMSLEALDALGDTLPEAKPVPEPPKLRPDQIVDEKKLKSEKGVRVGERDDTLPPEYRFKEDKDKKPLPPPPKEPSMDTTEALDILSGDFTDATVAPAVQLGAVSHSTNNVFCFSWFLQPKVEDLSALDALAGDFVAPVQAKKVCSGVPPVPKPATKSTPPTSGQADPMSLDALDALGDTLPEAKPVPEPPKLRPEQIVDEAKLKSEKGVFVGERDDSLPPDYRFPKEDLKSQPPPPKKEPSLDPADALDILSGEFTSTSAAPVVQTSVCPSAPPAYSSEDFALDELAGDFVAPTSASKVCSAASAPTTTDTQADPMSLDALDALGGMLPDAEPVPESPKLRPEEIVDEAKLKSEKGVFVGEREDSLPPDYRFPKDDPKVKPPPPKKEPSMDPTEALDILSGDFTSSSAAPVVQTPVCPSAPPADSSADFALEELAGDFVAPTRASKVSSAASVPPTTERQLSEGTTSAMDALSDTLNDIRPAPEPEPVPPKHVVKEKEVVEERVSKPGERDDSLPPEYRPTEADIKAAAEAKAKAATAPKQPSFDDSKALDILSGDFVSEGSVTKPAAQCQAPPAKTSSSSQQESGPVLDKLAGTLLPADFPDTKQRDSKPKGKGRKSKSAPKKPAVADVPAAEPLPAKPTTDVVSSSPTKKGRKS, encoded by the exons AAAGGGGCTGCATCATCATCTGCTGCAGGTGCGGCTGCAAAGCCTGCAACCACCAGAGCCTCTGCAGCCACTACTACTGTCGGTACCCAGAGTACATCCACTGCATCTTCTGCAGCTGCAAGCTCAGTGACCAATGTAGGGGCTACTACAGGAGCTAAAGTCAGTGGAGGAGTAACCACCACTACTGGATCTTCTACAGCAACCACCACTACAGGATCTTCTAAAGCCACGACGCAG GCCCTACCCGTGTCTTCTGCCAAGGCTCCATCTGTTAGCGCTGGAACAACAGGTTCAATAGGTGGAGCAGGAAAACCTCCTACAGAACTGGTTAAGCTCACAGACACTTCAAAAGTCCAG GAACCTTCTAAGGTGACCTCCACAGTAACAAAGCCAACTGCCACCACTGTTGTTTCTGGAACCACTGGCCAAAAGGATGATGTTAAGTCAAAAGAAGCCAAG GTGAAGTCGGAGGTTTCGGCGAAGGCCAGCACTCTG GTGTCCGCTGTAGATCCATTTGATTCCTTGGCTGACAGTTTGCCATCCGCAAAGCCTTCTGAAAGTCCTCAGTTTACTGGGCCTGAAGTCATAGAG CCTAGCATAACCTCAGCAGTGGCTCCCCgctgtggagagagagatgacacaCTGCCGCCTGGATACAGACTAAAAGACATG GAAAAGAAGATGCCTATTGGACAACCTGAGAAGCCCAAGGAAGTTTCCAAG TCCTCAACATTGGATGATGCTGTGGACTCTCTCTCTGCTGGATTTGTATCATCTACACCTCCCGGTGCATCCAAACCAGAAGTG aaacatgAAACTGTGGTTGCTGCCGATACCCGCAAAAACTACGCCCCTGCTCCACCTGCTcagaaa AAACAAGATGTTTCTGTGCCTGCAAGTCTGTCTCCTGCTCCTCCTGCAGACAAGAAACCAAAGACAGAGAAA AACACTAAAGATGCCGTGactgcagctgctcaggatgtcAAGCCAAAGACTGAG aaggaaaaaaaggtttctgCAGATAAGCCGAAGCAAGACCCCAAG GCAGATCCCATGTCTCTGGAAGCTCTTGACGCTCTAGGTGACACATTACCTGAAGCAAAACCAGTTCCCGAGCCCCCAAAACTCAGACCTGATCAAATTGTTGAT GAGAAGAAGCTGAAGTCAGAGAAAGGTGTTCGTGTGGGCGAGAGAGACGACACACTGCCACCTGAGTACAGGTTCAAGGAAGACAAGGACAAGAAGCCGTTGCCTCCTCCACCAAAAGAG CCCTCCATGGATACGACTGAGGCACTGGATATTCTGTCTGGAGATTTCACTGACGCCACTGTAGCTCCTGCTGTCCAGCTGGGAGCAGTGTCTCATTCTACCAATAACGTATTCTGTTTTTCTTGGTTCTTGCAGCCCAAAGTGGAGGATCTTTCAGCTCTTGATGCTCTGGCAGGCGATTTTGTGGCTCCTGTCCAAGCCAAAAAG GTCTGTTCTGGAGTACCTCCTGTCCCAAAACCAGCTACTAAAAGCACTCCACCCACCTCTGGACAG GCAGATCCTATGTCTCTGGACGCTCTTGACGCGCTAGGTGACACATTACCTGAAGCAAAACCAGTTCCTGAGCCCCCAAAACTCAGACCTGAGCAAATTGTTGAT gaggcAAAGCTAAAATCAGAGaaaggtgtgtttgtgggtgaGAGAGACGACTCACTCCCTCCAGATTACAGATTCCCTAAGGAAGACCTCAAATCACAGCctccaccccccaaaaaagag CCCTCACTGGACCCGGCTGATGCTCTGGATATCCTTTCTGGAGAATTCACCAGCACGTCAGCAGCACCCGTAGTCCAGACCTCTGTTTGTCCCTCGGCTCCCCCAGCATAC AGCTCAGAAGACTTTGCTCTTGACGAACTTGCCGGTGATTTCGTGGCTCCCACAAGCGCATCTAAAGTCTGTTCTGCTGCTTCAGCTCCCACTACAACTGACACACAG GCAGATCCCATGTCTCTGGATGCTCTTGACGCACTGGGAGGCATGTTACCTGACGCGGAACCAGTTCCCGAGTCCCCAAAACTCAGACCCGAGGAAATTGTTGAT gaGGCTAAGCTAAAATCAGAGAAAGGCGTGTTTGTGGGTGAGAGAGAAGACTCACTCCCTCCAGATTACAGATTCCCTAAGGACGACCCCAAAGTGAAGCCTCCACCCCCAAAGAAAGAG CCGTCCATGGATCCGACTGAAGCTCTGGATATCCTTTCTGGAGATTTCACCAGCTCATCGGCGGCACCTGTAGTCCAGACCCCTGTTTGTCCTTCAGCTCCCCCAGCAGAC AGCTCAGCAGACTTTGCTCTTGAGGAACTTGCCGGTGATTTCGTGGCTCCCACGAGAGCATCTAAAGTCTCCTCTGCTGCTTCAGTTCCCCCTACAACAGAAAGACAG CTGTCAGAAGGTACCACGTCAGCCATGGACGCTCTCTCGGACACTCTCAATGACATTCGTCCAGCGCCTGAGCCAGAACCAGTGCCTCCTAAACACGTCGTTAAG GAGAAAGAGGTGGTGGAGGAGAGGGTGTCTAAGCCTGGTGAGAGAGACGACTCGCTTCCTCCTGAGTATCGCCCCACAGAGGCGGATATCAAG gcTGCAGCAGAAGCCAAAGCCAAAGCAGCGACTGCACCTAAGCAG CCCTCATTCGATGACTCCAAAGCCCTTGACATTCTGTCCGGTGACTTTGTTTCTGAAGGGTCTGTGACTAAacctgcagctcagtgtcaggctCCTCCTGCAAAGACATCCTCCTCCAGCCAGCAG GAGTCAGGGCCAGTATTGGACAAACTGGCAGGTACACTGCTACCAGCAGATTTCCCTGACACCAAACAACGCGACAGCAAACCAAAG GGTAAAGGTAGAAAGTCAAAATCTGCACCAAAG AAACCTGCAGTGGCCGATGTCCCAGCCGCGGAACCCCTCCCCGCCAAGCCGACCACAGACGTAGTGTCCTCGTCCCCTACAAAGAAAGGCAGGAAGAGCTAG
- the cast gene encoding calpastatin isoform X4, which produces MAYAAYWYRTSQPKQSTSTPSVPVSTVKPAQHEKGAASSSAAGAAAKPATTRASAATTTVGTQSTSTASSAAASSVTNVGATTGAKVSGGVTTTTGSSTATTTTGSSKATTQALPVSSAKAPSVSAGTTGSIGGAGKPPTELVKLTDTSKVQEPSKVTSTVTKPTATTVVSGTTGQKDDVKSKEAKVKSEVSAKASTLVSAVDPFDSLADSLPSAKPSESPQFTGPEVIEPSITSAVAPRCGERDDTLPPGYRLKDMEKKMPIGQPEKPKEVSKSSTLDDAVDSLSAGFVSSTPPGASKPEVKHETVVAADTRKNYAPAPPAQKKQDVSVPASLSPAPPADKKPKTEKNTKDAVTAAAQDVKPKTEKEKKVSADKPKQDPKADPMSLEALDALGDTLPEAKPVPEPPKLRPDQIVDEKKLKSEKGVRVGERDDTLPPEYRFKEDKDKKPLPPPPKEPSMDTTEALDILSGDFTDATVAPAVQLGAVSHSTNNVFCFSWFLQPKVEDLSALDALAGDFVAPVQAKKVCSGVPPVPKPATKSTPPTSGQADPMSLDALDALGDTLPEAKPVPEPPKLRPEQIVDEAKLKSEKGVFVGERDDSLPPDYRFPKEDLKSQPPPPKKEPSLDPADALDILSGEFTSTSAAPVVQTSVCPSAPPAYSSEDFALDELAGDFVAPTSASKVCSAASAPTTTDTQADPMSLDALDALGGMLPDAEPVPESPKLRPEEIVDEAKLKSEKGVFVGEREDSLPPDYRFPKDDPKVKPPPPKKEPSMDPTEALDILSGDFTSSSAAPVVQTPVCPSAPPADSSADFALEELAGDFVAPTRASKVSSAASVPPTTERQLSEGTTSAMDALSDTLNDIRPAPEPEPVPPKHVVKEKEVVEERVSKPGERDDSLPPEYRPTEADIKAAAEAKAKAATAPKQPSFDDSKALDILSGDFVSEGSVTKPAAQCQAPPAKTSSSSQQESGPVLDKLAGTLLPADFPDTKQRDSKPKGKGRKSKSAPKKPAVADVPAAEPLPAKPTTDVVSSSPTKKGRKS; this is translated from the exons AAAGGGGCTGCATCATCATCTGCTGCAGGTGCGGCTGCAAAGCCTGCAACCACCAGAGCCTCTGCAGCCACTACTACTGTCGGTACCCAGAGTACATCCACTGCATCTTCTGCAGCTGCAAGCTCAGTGACCAATGTAGGGGCTACTACAGGAGCTAAAGTCAGTGGAGGAGTAACCACCACTACTGGATCTTCTACAGCAACCACCACTACAGGATCTTCTAAAGCCACGACGCAG GCCCTACCCGTGTCTTCTGCCAAGGCTCCATCTGTTAGCGCTGGAACAACAGGTTCAATAGGTGGAGCAGGAAAACCTCCTACAGAACTGGTTAAGCTCACAGACACTTCAAAAGTCCAG GAACCTTCTAAGGTGACCTCCACAGTAACAAAGCCAACTGCCACCACTGTTGTTTCTGGAACCACTGGCCAAAAGGATGATGTTAAGTCAAAAGAAGCCAAG GTGAAGTCGGAGGTTTCGGCGAAGGCCAGCACTCTG GTGTCCGCTGTAGATCCATTTGATTCCTTGGCTGACAGTTTGCCATCCGCAAAGCCTTCTGAAAGTCCTCAGTTTACTGGGCCTGAAGTCATAGAG CCTAGCATAACCTCAGCAGTGGCTCCCCgctgtggagagagagatgacacaCTGCCGCCTGGATACAGACTAAAAGACATG GAAAAGAAGATGCCTATTGGACAACCTGAGAAGCCCAAGGAAGTTTCCAAG TCCTCAACATTGGATGATGCTGTGGACTCTCTCTCTGCTGGATTTGTATCATCTACACCTCCCGGTGCATCCAAACCAGAAGTG aaacatgAAACTGTGGTTGCTGCCGATACCCGCAAAAACTACGCCCCTGCTCCACCTGCTcagaaa AAACAAGATGTTTCTGTGCCTGCAAGTCTGTCTCCTGCTCCTCCTGCAGACAAGAAACCAAAGACAGAGAAA AACACTAAAGATGCCGTGactgcagctgctcaggatgtcAAGCCAAAGACTGAG aaggaaaaaaaggtttctgCAGATAAGCCGAAGCAAGACCCCAAG GCAGATCCCATGTCTCTGGAAGCTCTTGACGCTCTAGGTGACACATTACCTGAAGCAAAACCAGTTCCCGAGCCCCCAAAACTCAGACCTGATCAAATTGTTGAT GAGAAGAAGCTGAAGTCAGAGAAAGGTGTTCGTGTGGGCGAGAGAGACGACACACTGCCACCTGAGTACAGGTTCAAGGAAGACAAGGACAAGAAGCCGTTGCCTCCTCCACCAAAAGAG CCCTCCATGGATACGACTGAGGCACTGGATATTCTGTCTGGAGATTTCACTGACGCCACTGTAGCTCCTGCTGTCCAGCTGGGAGCAGTGTCTCATTCTACCAATAACGTATTCTGTTTTTCTTGGTTCTTGCAGCCCAAAGTGGAGGATCTTTCAGCTCTTGATGCTCTGGCAGGCGATTTTGTGGCTCCTGTCCAAGCCAAAAAG GTCTGTTCTGGAGTACCTCCTGTCCCAAAACCAGCTACTAAAAGCACTCCACCCACCTCTGGACAG GCAGATCCTATGTCTCTGGACGCTCTTGACGCGCTAGGTGACACATTACCTGAAGCAAAACCAGTTCCTGAGCCCCCAAAACTCAGACCTGAGCAAATTGTTGAT gaggcAAAGCTAAAATCAGAGaaaggtgtgtttgtgggtgaGAGAGACGACTCACTCCCTCCAGATTACAGATTCCCTAAGGAAGACCTCAAATCACAGCctccaccccccaaaaaagag CCCTCACTGGACCCGGCTGATGCTCTGGATATCCTTTCTGGAGAATTCACCAGCACGTCAGCAGCACCCGTAGTCCAGACCTCTGTTTGTCCCTCGGCTCCCCCAGCATAC AGCTCAGAAGACTTTGCTCTTGACGAACTTGCCGGTGATTTCGTGGCTCCCACAAGCGCATCTAAAGTCTGTTCTGCTGCTTCAGCTCCCACTACAACTGACACACAG GCAGATCCCATGTCTCTGGATGCTCTTGACGCACTGGGAGGCATGTTACCTGACGCGGAACCAGTTCCCGAGTCCCCAAAACTCAGACCCGAGGAAATTGTTGAT gaGGCTAAGCTAAAATCAGAGAAAGGCGTGTTTGTGGGTGAGAGAGAAGACTCACTCCCTCCAGATTACAGATTCCCTAAGGACGACCCCAAAGTGAAGCCTCCACCCCCAAAGAAAGAG CCGTCCATGGATCCGACTGAAGCTCTGGATATCCTTTCTGGAGATTTCACCAGCTCATCGGCGGCACCTGTAGTCCAGACCCCTGTTTGTCCTTCAGCTCCCCCAGCAGAC AGCTCAGCAGACTTTGCTCTTGAGGAACTTGCCGGTGATTTCGTGGCTCCCACGAGAGCATCTAAAGTCTCCTCTGCTGCTTCAGTTCCCCCTACAACAGAAAGACAG CTGTCAGAAGGTACCACGTCAGCCATGGACGCTCTCTCGGACACTCTCAATGACATTCGTCCAGCGCCTGAGCCAGAACCAGTGCCTCCTAAACACGTCGTTAAG GAGAAAGAGGTGGTGGAGGAGAGGGTGTCTAAGCCTGGTGAGAGAGACGACTCGCTTCCTCCTGAGTATCGCCCCACAGAGGCGGATATCAAG gcTGCAGCAGAAGCCAAAGCCAAAGCAGCGACTGCACCTAAGCAG CCCTCATTCGATGACTCCAAAGCCCTTGACATTCTGTCCGGTGACTTTGTTTCTGAAGGGTCTGTGACTAAacctgcagctcagtgtcaggctCCTCCTGCAAAGACATCCTCCTCCAGCCAGCAG GAGTCAGGGCCAGTATTGGACAAACTGGCAGGTACACTGCTACCAGCAGATTTCCCTGACACCAAACAACGCGACAGCAAACCAAAG GGTAAAGGTAGAAAGTCAAAATCTGCACCAAAG AAACCTGCAGTGGCCGATGTCCCAGCCGCGGAACCCCTCCCCGCCAAGCCGACCACAGACGTAGTGTCCTCGTCCCCTACAAAGAAAGGCAGGAAGAGCTAG
- the cast gene encoding calpastatin isoform X1 — protein sequence MGQLLSLLRGTQGPSAPEDTAVEQQSQPKQSTSTPSVPVSTVKPAQHEKGAASSSAAGAAAKPATTRASAATTTVGTQSTSTASSAAASSVTNVGATTGAKVSGGVTTTTGSSTATTTTGSSKATTQALPVSSAKAPSVSAGTTGSIGGAGKPPTELVKLTDTSKVQEPSKVTSTVTKPTATTVVSGTTGQKDDVKSKEAKVKSEVSAKASTLVSAVDPFDSLADSLPSAKPSESPQFTGPEVIEPSITSAVAPRCGERDDTLPPGYRLKDMEKKMPIGQPEKPKEVSKSSTLDDAVDSLSAGFVSSTPPGASKPEVKHETVVAADTRKNYAPAPPAQKKQDVSVPASLSPAPPADKKPKTEKNTKDAVTAAAQDVKPKTEKEKKVSADKPKQDPKADPMSLEALDALGDTLPEAKPVPEPPKLRPDQIVDEKKLKSEKGVRVGERDDTLPPEYRFKEDKDKKPLPPPPKEPSMDTTEALDILSGDFTDATVAPAVQLGAVSHSTNNVFCFSWFLQPKVEDLSALDALAGDFVAPVQAKKVCSGVPPVPKPATKSTPPTSGQADPMSLDALDALGDTLPEAKPVPEPPKLRPEQIVDEAKLKSEKGVFVGERDDSLPPDYRFPKEDLKSQPPPPKKEPSLDPADALDILSGEFTSTSAAPVVQTSVCPSAPPAYSSEDFALDELAGDFVAPTSASKVCSAASAPTTTDTQADPMSLDALDALGGMLPDAEPVPESPKLRPEEIVDEAKLKSEKGVFVGEREDSLPPDYRFPKDDPKVKPPPPKKEPSMDPTEALDILSGDFTSSSAAPVVQTPVCPSAPPADSSADFALEELAGDFVAPTRASKVSSAASVPPTTERQLSEGTTSAMDALSDTLNDIRPAPEPEPVPPKHVVKEKEVVEERVSKPGERDDSLPPEYRPTEADIKAAAEAKAKAATAPKQPSFDDSKALDILSGDFVSEGSVTKPAAQCQAPPAKTSSSSQQESGPVLDKLAGTLLPADFPDTKQRDSKPKGKGRKSKSAPKKPAVADVPAAEPLPAKPTTDVVSSSPTKKGRKS from the exons AAAGGGGCTGCATCATCATCTGCTGCAGGTGCGGCTGCAAAGCCTGCAACCACCAGAGCCTCTGCAGCCACTACTACTGTCGGTACCCAGAGTACATCCACTGCATCTTCTGCAGCTGCAAGCTCAGTGACCAATGTAGGGGCTACTACAGGAGCTAAAGTCAGTGGAGGAGTAACCACCACTACTGGATCTTCTACAGCAACCACCACTACAGGATCTTCTAAAGCCACGACGCAG GCCCTACCCGTGTCTTCTGCCAAGGCTCCATCTGTTAGCGCTGGAACAACAGGTTCAATAGGTGGAGCAGGAAAACCTCCTACAGAACTGGTTAAGCTCACAGACACTTCAAAAGTCCAG GAACCTTCTAAGGTGACCTCCACAGTAACAAAGCCAACTGCCACCACTGTTGTTTCTGGAACCACTGGCCAAAAGGATGATGTTAAGTCAAAAGAAGCCAAG GTGAAGTCGGAGGTTTCGGCGAAGGCCAGCACTCTG GTGTCCGCTGTAGATCCATTTGATTCCTTGGCTGACAGTTTGCCATCCGCAAAGCCTTCTGAAAGTCCTCAGTTTACTGGGCCTGAAGTCATAGAG CCTAGCATAACCTCAGCAGTGGCTCCCCgctgtggagagagagatgacacaCTGCCGCCTGGATACAGACTAAAAGACATG GAAAAGAAGATGCCTATTGGACAACCTGAGAAGCCCAAGGAAGTTTCCAAG TCCTCAACATTGGATGATGCTGTGGACTCTCTCTCTGCTGGATTTGTATCATCTACACCTCCCGGTGCATCCAAACCAGAAGTG aaacatgAAACTGTGGTTGCTGCCGATACCCGCAAAAACTACGCCCCTGCTCCACCTGCTcagaaa AAACAAGATGTTTCTGTGCCTGCAAGTCTGTCTCCTGCTCCTCCTGCAGACAAGAAACCAAAGACAGAGAAA AACACTAAAGATGCCGTGactgcagctgctcaggatgtcAAGCCAAAGACTGAG aaggaaaaaaaggtttctgCAGATAAGCCGAAGCAAGACCCCAAG GCAGATCCCATGTCTCTGGAAGCTCTTGACGCTCTAGGTGACACATTACCTGAAGCAAAACCAGTTCCCGAGCCCCCAAAACTCAGACCTGATCAAATTGTTGAT GAGAAGAAGCTGAAGTCAGAGAAAGGTGTTCGTGTGGGCGAGAGAGACGACACACTGCCACCTGAGTACAGGTTCAAGGAAGACAAGGACAAGAAGCCGTTGCCTCCTCCACCAAAAGAG CCCTCCATGGATACGACTGAGGCACTGGATATTCTGTCTGGAGATTTCACTGACGCCACTGTAGCTCCTGCTGTCCAGCTGGGAGCAGTGTCTCATTCTACCAATAACGTATTCTGTTTTTCTTGGTTCTTGCAGCCCAAAGTGGAGGATCTTTCAGCTCTTGATGCTCTGGCAGGCGATTTTGTGGCTCCTGTCCAAGCCAAAAAG GTCTGTTCTGGAGTACCTCCTGTCCCAAAACCAGCTACTAAAAGCACTCCACCCACCTCTGGACAG GCAGATCCTATGTCTCTGGACGCTCTTGACGCGCTAGGTGACACATTACCTGAAGCAAAACCAGTTCCTGAGCCCCCAAAACTCAGACCTGAGCAAATTGTTGAT gaggcAAAGCTAAAATCAGAGaaaggtgtgtttgtgggtgaGAGAGACGACTCACTCCCTCCAGATTACAGATTCCCTAAGGAAGACCTCAAATCACAGCctccaccccccaaaaaagag CCCTCACTGGACCCGGCTGATGCTCTGGATATCCTTTCTGGAGAATTCACCAGCACGTCAGCAGCACCCGTAGTCCAGACCTCTGTTTGTCCCTCGGCTCCCCCAGCATAC AGCTCAGAAGACTTTGCTCTTGACGAACTTGCCGGTGATTTCGTGGCTCCCACAAGCGCATCTAAAGTCTGTTCTGCTGCTTCAGCTCCCACTACAACTGACACACAG GCAGATCCCATGTCTCTGGATGCTCTTGACGCACTGGGAGGCATGTTACCTGACGCGGAACCAGTTCCCGAGTCCCCAAAACTCAGACCCGAGGAAATTGTTGAT gaGGCTAAGCTAAAATCAGAGAAAGGCGTGTTTGTGGGTGAGAGAGAAGACTCACTCCCTCCAGATTACAGATTCCCTAAGGACGACCCCAAAGTGAAGCCTCCACCCCCAAAGAAAGAG CCGTCCATGGATCCGACTGAAGCTCTGGATATCCTTTCTGGAGATTTCACCAGCTCATCGGCGGCACCTGTAGTCCAGACCCCTGTTTGTCCTTCAGCTCCCCCAGCAGAC AGCTCAGCAGACTTTGCTCTTGAGGAACTTGCCGGTGATTTCGTGGCTCCCACGAGAGCATCTAAAGTCTCCTCTGCTGCTTCAGTTCCCCCTACAACAGAAAGACAG CTGTCAGAAGGTACCACGTCAGCCATGGACGCTCTCTCGGACACTCTCAATGACATTCGTCCAGCGCCTGAGCCAGAACCAGTGCCTCCTAAACACGTCGTTAAG GAGAAAGAGGTGGTGGAGGAGAGGGTGTCTAAGCCTGGTGAGAGAGACGACTCGCTTCCTCCTGAGTATCGCCCCACAGAGGCGGATATCAAG gcTGCAGCAGAAGCCAAAGCCAAAGCAGCGACTGCACCTAAGCAG CCCTCATTCGATGACTCCAAAGCCCTTGACATTCTGTCCGGTGACTTTGTTTCTGAAGGGTCTGTGACTAAacctgcagctcagtgtcaggctCCTCCTGCAAAGACATCCTCCTCCAGCCAGCAG GAGTCAGGGCCAGTATTGGACAAACTGGCAGGTACACTGCTACCAGCAGATTTCCCTGACACCAAACAACGCGACAGCAAACCAAAG GGTAAAGGTAGAAAGTCAAAATCTGCACCAAAG AAACCTGCAGTGGCCGATGTCCCAGCCGCGGAACCCCTCCCCGCCAAGCCGACCACAGACGTAGTGTCCTCGTCCCCTACAAAGAAAGGCAGGAAGAGCTAG